The following proteins come from a genomic window of bacterium:
- a CDS encoding SDR family oxidoreductase, whose translation MVRSVVTGGAGFLGSHLCDYLIKENHEVICIDNFITGSRNNIEHLGQEKNFKLIEQDVTQEISIKGEIDFVFHFASPASPIDYVEFPIQTLKVGSLGTHKTLGLAKDKKARYVLASTSEIYGDPLVNPQPETYWGNVNPIGPRGVYDEAKRFGEAMVMAYHRTHSVDTKIVRIFNTYGPRMRINDGRVVPAFICQALQNSPLTVFGSGRQTRSFCYVSDLIHGVFLLASSTLNDPVNLGNPDEMTVMDFARKVIELTGSASAVVKKELPVDDPKVRRPDISKAAQELGWKPLIILEEGLMKTIKWFEEKIKQH comes from the coding sequence ATGGTCCGTTCGGTTGTTACTGGAGGAGCCGGTTTTCTCGGTTCCCACCTTTGTGATTATCTTATAAAAGAGAATCATGAAGTGATTTGTATAGATAATTTTATTACGGGCTCCAGGAACAACATAGAACATCTCGGGCAAGAGAAGAATTTTAAGTTAATAGAACAGGATGTCACACAGGAGATTTCGATAAAAGGCGAAATAGATTTTGTTTTTCATTTCGCATCCCCCGCTTCTCCGATTGATTATGTGGAGTTTCCTATCCAGACATTGAAAGTCGGCTCTTTGGGAACTCATAAAACGCTTGGTTTGGCGAAAGATAAAAAAGCGCGTTATGTGCTTGCCTCTACTTCTGAAATTTACGGTGACCCGCTTGTTAACCCCCAGCCCGAAACTTACTGGGGTAATGTCAATCCGATAGGCCCCAGAGGCGTGTATGATGAAGCAAAGCGTTTTGGCGAGGCGATGGTCATGGCTTATCACAGAACGCATAGTGTCGATACCAAAATTGTCAGGATATTCAATACCTACGGGCCAAGGATGAGAATTAACGACGGAAGAGTGGTCCCGGCTTTTATCTGCCAGGCTTTACAGAACAGCCCGCTGACAGTTTTCGGAAGCGGCAGGCAGACAAGAAGTTTTTGCTATGTTTCGGATTTGATTCACGGTGTATTTCTTCTTGCCAGTTCGACTCTGAACGATCCTGTCAATCTCGGCAATCCTGATGAGATGACAGTTATGGATTTTGCCCGTAAGGTTATTGAATTAACCGGGTCGGCAAGTGCCGTTGTCAAAAAAGAATTACCTGTGGATGATCCGAAAGTGCGAAGGCCTGATATTTCGAAAGCGGCGCAGGAATTGGGTTGGAAACCGCTGATAATCCTTGAGGAAGGGCTGATGAAAACCATAAAATGGTTTGAAGAAAAGATAAAACAGCATTAG
- a CDS encoding HAD hydrolase-like protein — MKAGLGIFDIDGVLVDVRESYRKAIVQTTLTYLTEYLKLDFRIPFTVNDAVVSSFKECGGFNNDWDLTASIISYVVSVSRNDIKSGLDEFLKSVKMNGGGFPAVEKVLGGVPPGVKYSGDVCGGNVIKRIFQEYYFGAEKFRQRFGLEPEFNRQEGFFIKEKLLFTSALLDQLRKVLALSVATGRDAYECGMVMKRFSIGKYFSVVINDDDVGKDEKSLGKQGLSKPNPHIIEKVISKSSCSGKIYYFGDTTDDMISAVNCRKYEVIPVGCVYALNQPEKAAEKLIAAGARYIMHAPEQVFEVIDA; from the coding sequence TTGAAAGCCGGTTTGGGAATTTTTGATATAGACGGTGTTCTGGTTGATGTGAGAGAATCGTACAGGAAAGCCATAGTCCAGACAACCCTTACTTATTTGACGGAATATTTAAAGTTGGATTTCCGCATACCTTTTACCGTTAATGACGCGGTTGTCAGCTCTTTTAAGGAGTGCGGCGGATTTAATAACGATTGGGACCTTACGGCCTCAATCATCAGTTACGTCGTTTCAGTAAGCAGGAATGACATTAAGTCCGGACTGGATGAGTTTCTGAAGTCTGTTAAGATGAACGGCGGCGGATTTCCAGCGGTTGAAAAAGTGCTGGGAGGGGTGCCTCCGGGAGTAAAGTATTCGGGCGATGTATGCGGCGGCAATGTTATAAAAAGGATTTTTCAGGAGTATTATTTCGGCGCGGAGAAATTCAGGCAGCGTTTTGGACTTGAACCTGAATTTAACAGGCAGGAAGGATTTTTTATAAAAGAGAAATTGCTGTTTACATCTGCTCTCCTGGATCAGCTGCGGAAAGTTCTTGCCCTCTCTGTCGCAACCGGCAGGGACGCGTATGAGTGCGGTATGGTTATGAAAAGGTTCTCGATAGGCAAATATTTTTCTGTGGTGATAAACGACGACGACGTAGGAAAAGATGAGAAAAGTCTCGGTAAGCAGGGGCTGTCCAAGCCGAATCCCCATATTATTGAAAAAGTTATCAGCAAAAGCAGCTGTTCGGGCAAAATTTATTATTTCGGCGATACTACGGATGATATGATATCAGCGGTTAATTGCAGAAAATATGAAGTTATCCCCGTAGGTTGCGTCTATGCCCTGAACCAACCTGAAAAAGCGGCTGAAAAACTTATTGCGGCGGGGGCCAGATATATTATGCACGCGCCGGAGCAGGTATTCGAGGTTATTGATGCATAA
- a CDS encoding transketolase family protein, which produces MTELKATRDAYGEALVEIGKNNKNIVVLDADLSASTKTAKFRKHFPDRFLNIGIAEQNLINVAAGLSTCGKIVFASSFALFATGRPWEQIRNTVAYSNLNVKIVASHGGISVGADGSSHQSLEDIAIMRAIPNMKVIVPCDANESHNAVLAAAAAPGPFYIRLGREKVPMITDPKHKFRVGKAEVLRDGDDVSIIACGIMVDAALKAADILQKDGVKASVIDMHTIKPVDTEIIMKYARKTGCMVTAEEHSIIGGLGGAVCEFLSENHPLPVYRIGTRDCFGQSGEPASLLKEYNMTPENICKGARKVIKMKK; this is translated from the coding sequence ATGACTGAGTTAAAAGCAACCAGGGATGCGTATGGGGAAGCGCTTGTAGAAATAGGCAAAAACAATAAAAATATTGTTGTTTTGGACGCTGATTTATCTGCTTCGACAAAAACCGCGAAATTCAGGAAGCATTTTCCTGATAGATTTTTAAATATCGGAATAGCCGAGCAAAATCTTATTAATGTTGCTGCGGGGCTTTCAACCTGCGGAAAGATTGTTTTTGCCAGCAGTTTTGCCCTGTTTGCTACCGGAAGGCCGTGGGAACAGATAAGAAATACGGTGGCTTATTCGAATCTTAATGTCAAAATTGTGGCATCGCACGGAGGAATATCCGTAGGCGCGGATGGCTCTTCCCATCAAAGCCTTGAAGATATTGCGATAATGAGAGCCATCCCTAATATGAAGGTTATAGTTCCGTGTGACGCTAATGAAAGTCATAATGCGGTGTTGGCGGCGGCTGCCGCGCCCGGACCTTTTTATATAAGGCTTGGACGGGAAAAAGTCCCTATGATTACCGATCCAAAACACAAGTTCAGGGTAGGTAAAGCTGAAGTGTTAAGAGACGGAGACGATGTAAGTATTATTGCCTGCGGGATAATGGTGGATGCCGCTTTAAAAGCTGCGGATATCCTGCAAAAAGATGGAGTGAAAGCTTCGGTAATAGATATGCATACGATAAAACCTGTTGATACTGAAATAATAATGAAATATGCCCGGAAAACCGGTTGTATGGTGACGGCCGAGGAACATAGTATTATTGGAGGTTTGGGCGGGGCTGTATGTGAATTTTTGAGCGAAAACCATCCGCTGCCTGTCTATAGAATAGGAACGCGGGATTGTTTTGGGCAATCCGGTGAGCCGGCGTCGCTCTTGAAAGAATATAATATGACTCCTGAAAACATATGTAAGGGAGCCAGAAAAGTCATAAAAATGAAAAAATGA
- a CDS encoding transketolase — protein MITKAGSGHPGGSLSAVDLIAVLYYCVMNIRPENPGWEDRDRFILSKGHAAPAIYSILSDIGFFPKKELSTLRRIGSILQGHPDMRKVPGIDISTGSLGQGLSVAVGMAIAGKLDKKDYGVYALLGDGELQEGQVWEAAMAAAHYKLDNLMIAVDNNGLQIDGRLEEVMSPYPIEDKFRAFGWKTRPIDGHNFNEIFDAWEWARSSNDGKPSAIIAKTVKGKGVYFMENVVGFHGKAPTEEEGKDASVKLKEVLDKMNP, from the coding sequence ATGATAACAAAAGCGGGCTCAGGTCATCCGGGCGGTTCATTGTCCGCGGTGGACTTGATTGCCGTATTATATTACTGTGTGATGAATATAAGACCTGAAAATCCCGGGTGGGAGGACAGAGACAGATTTATACTGTCCAAGGGGCACGCCGCTCCCGCCATATACAGTATCTTAAGCGATATCGGGTTTTTCCCTAAAAAGGAATTATCCACGCTGCGCCGGATTGGATCCATTTTACAGGGGCATCCTGATATGAGAAAAGTCCCCGGGATAGATATATCTACAGGGTCATTGGGGCAGGGTTTATCCGTGGCTGTCGGGATGGCTATCGCCGGCAAATTGGACAAAAAGGATTACGGGGTTTACGCTCTTTTAGGAGACGGAGAATTACAGGAAGGCCAGGTTTGGGAAGCGGCTATGGCAGCGGCCCATTATAAATTGGACAATTTGATGATTGCGGTTGATAATAACGGACTTCAGATTGACGGCAGGCTGGAAGAAGTGATGAGTCCTTACCCGATAGAAGATAAATTCCGGGCTTTCGGATGGAAGACAAGGCCTATTGATGGACATAATTTTAATGAGATTTTTGACGCCTGGGAATGGGCTCGGTCCTCAAACGACGGTAAACCTTCAGCTATAATTGCGAAAACGGTAAAAGGAAAAGGTGTCTATTTTATGGAGAATGTTGTTGGTTTTCATGGAAAGGCACCTACAGAAGAAGAAGGCAAGGACGCTTCGGTTAAACTTAAAGAAGTATTGGATAAAATGAACCCATAA